The proteins below are encoded in one region of Microbacterium pygmaeum:
- a CDS encoding UBP-type zinc finger domain-containing protein: MTELSDFIDPAAAPSGNGCLECDESGSWWVHLRRCALCGHVGCCDDSLNKHGTAHFHASGHRLMQSFEPGEDWYWDFVEERMLRGPRLAAPDAHPADQSVPGPADRLPADWEDLLSR, encoded by the coding sequence ATGACCGAGCTGAGCGACTTCATCGATCCCGCCGCCGCGCCGAGCGGGAACGGATGCCTCGAGTGCGACGAATCAGGCAGCTGGTGGGTTCACCTGCGGCGCTGCGCACTCTGCGGCCACGTCGGATGCTGCGATGACTCGCTGAACAAGCACGGCACCGCGCACTTCCACGCGTCCGGCCACCGCTTGATGCAGAGCTTCGAACCCGGTGAGGACTGGTACTGGGACTTCGTCGAGGAGCGGATGCTGCGCGGCCCCCGTCTCGCAGCGCCCGACGCGCATCCCGCCGATCAGTCCGTCCCCGGACCGGCGGATCGCCTGCCCGCCGACTGGGAGGATCTGCTCTCGCGATAG
- a CDS encoding ATP-dependent Clp protease ATP-binding subunit yields MPGDFTPEDAENGASAFDDFLARYIDGERARASRSIDLTRFLSRRTQEFLQAAGAFALERGQHELDALHVLRVLVAEAPAKDAVERIGADPQAIARAVEQRLPQASDPANVEGAVITPSVQRALFHAFQVARSAGSTYVDPEHLFFALVLGQDAPAGQILAQAGVTADALVQGARETVTPSGTPSTEQGQDAAASETPMLDRFGTDLTERARNGRLDPVIGREDEIEQTVEILSRRTKNNPVLVGEAGVGKTAIVEGLAQAIVAGAVPEQLRDKRVIALDLPAMLAGTRYRGDFEERLTKTMDEISTLSGELILFIDEVHTVVGAGGGGDGAMDAGNILKPRLARGELHLVGATTLKEYRVIEKDPALERRFQPVRVGEPSIEDAVLILRGLRPAYEEHHAVRFTDDALRAAVELSDRYLPDRVLPDKAIDLIDQAGARLRLQLGLKVDVSGLIARLAELEADKNAAVSAEHYEEASRIRDAIADVQGKLETATASARATTGTEEAVVGEPEIAAVISRSTGIPVKRLTESERERLATLEDELHGRVIGQDDAVTAVAKAVRRNRTGMGDAHRPVGSFLFLGPTGVGKTELAKALASSLFDDEGAVIRFDMSEFGERHTVSRLVGAPPGYVGYDEAGQLTERVRRNPYSIVLFDEIEKAHPDVFNLLLQVLDDGRLTDGQGRTVDFRNTVIVMTSNIGSELLASRSGAIGFIADGGGATGFGSEDDLRVRVMGRLREAMRPEFLNRIDEVVLFRKLDKPQLREIVRLLIGATEQRLSRREVSLELTDAAVDWLVEHGYEPEYGARPLRRVIQREVDDRIAELFVSGQLSDGGAVRADASAGALVVTAISELAAAA; encoded by the coding sequence ATGCCCGGAGACTTCACCCCCGAAGACGCCGAGAACGGCGCCAGCGCGTTCGACGACTTCCTCGCCCGCTACATCGACGGTGAGCGCGCCCGCGCATCCCGTTCGATCGATCTGACGCGCTTCCTCAGCCGCCGCACGCAGGAGTTCCTGCAGGCGGCCGGCGCGTTCGCGCTGGAGCGCGGCCAGCACGAACTCGATGCACTGCACGTGCTGCGTGTGCTCGTGGCCGAGGCTCCAGCAAAGGACGCGGTCGAGCGCATCGGCGCCGACCCGCAGGCGATCGCCCGCGCCGTCGAGCAGCGCCTGCCCCAGGCATCCGACCCCGCGAACGTGGAGGGCGCCGTCATCACACCGTCGGTCCAGCGCGCGCTGTTCCACGCCTTCCAGGTGGCGCGCTCAGCGGGCTCGACCTACGTCGACCCGGAGCACCTCTTCTTCGCGCTCGTCCTCGGACAGGACGCCCCGGCGGGCCAGATCCTCGCCCAGGCCGGCGTGACCGCCGACGCTCTCGTGCAGGGCGCCCGCGAGACCGTGACGCCGAGCGGAACGCCTTCGACCGAGCAGGGGCAGGATGCCGCGGCATCAGAGACCCCGATGCTCGACCGCTTCGGCACCGACCTGACCGAGCGCGCCCGCAACGGCAGGCTCGACCCGGTCATCGGCCGCGAGGACGAGATCGAGCAGACCGTCGAGATCCTCAGCCGCCGCACGAAGAACAACCCCGTGCTCGTCGGCGAGGCCGGCGTCGGAAAGACCGCGATCGTCGAGGGCCTGGCGCAGGCCATCGTCGCAGGTGCGGTTCCCGAGCAGCTGCGCGACAAGCGCGTCATCGCGCTCGACCTGCCCGCCATGCTGGCCGGCACCCGCTACCGCGGCGACTTCGAAGAACGGCTGACCAAGACGATGGACGAGATCTCGACCCTCTCGGGTGAGCTGATCCTCTTCATCGACGAGGTGCACACCGTCGTCGGCGCCGGTGGCGGCGGAGACGGTGCGATGGACGCCGGCAACATCCTCAAGCCGAGGCTGGCGCGCGGCGAACTGCACCTCGTCGGCGCGACCACGCTCAAGGAGTACCGGGTCATCGAGAAGGATCCGGCCCTCGAGCGGCGGTTCCAGCCGGTTCGGGTGGGAGAGCCGAGCATCGAGGACGCCGTCCTGATCCTGCGGGGCCTCCGCCCCGCCTACGAGGAGCACCACGCCGTGCGCTTCACGGACGACGCCCTCCGCGCCGCCGTCGAGCTCAGCGACCGGTATCTGCCCGACCGCGTCCTGCCCGACAAGGCGATCGACCTGATCGACCAGGCCGGCGCCCGGCTGCGCCTGCAGCTCGGCCTGAAGGTCGACGTGTCGGGATTGATCGCGCGGCTCGCCGAGCTCGAGGCGGACAAGAACGCCGCCGTCTCGGCCGAGCACTACGAGGAGGCATCTCGCATCCGGGATGCGATCGCCGACGTCCAGGGCAAGCTCGAGACGGCGACCGCGTCGGCTCGCGCGACGACCGGAACCGAGGAGGCCGTGGTGGGTGAGCCCGAGATCGCAGCGGTGATCAGTCGGTCCACCGGCATCCCGGTCAAGCGCCTCACCGAATCCGAGCGCGAGCGCCTCGCGACCCTGGAAGACGAACTCCACGGTCGTGTGATCGGCCAGGACGACGCGGTGACGGCGGTCGCCAAGGCCGTGCGCCGCAACCGCACCGGCATGGGCGATGCCCACCGTCCCGTCGGCTCGTTCCTGTTCCTCGGTCCGACCGGTGTCGGCAAGACCGAGCTGGCCAAGGCCCTGGCCTCCAGCCTGTTCGATGACGAGGGTGCCGTAATCCGCTTCGACATGAGCGAGTTCGGCGAGCGGCACACGGTGTCGCGGCTGGTCGGTGCCCCTCCGGGATACGTCGGCTACGACGAGGCCGGACAGCTCACCGAGCGGGTGCGCCGCAACCCGTACTCCATCGTGCTGTTCGATGAGATCGAGAAGGCCCACCCCGACGTGTTCAACCTGCTGCTGCAGGTACTCGACGACGGTCGCCTCACCGACGGTCAGGGCCGGACGGTCGATTTCCGCAACACGGTGATCGTCATGACCTCGAACATCGGCAGCGAGTTACTCGCGTCGCGCTCCGGCGCGATCGGCTTCATCGCCGACGGCGGTGGAGCCACGGGCTTCGGCAGTGAGGACGACCTGCGCGTGCGCGTGATGGGTCGGCTTCGTGAGGCGATGCGTCCGGAGTTCCTGAACCGCATCGACGAGGTCGTCCTGTTCCGCAAGCTCGACAAGCCGCAGCTGCGCGAGATCGTGCGCCTGCTGATCGGCGCGACCGAGCAGCGCCTCTCCCGCCGTGAGGTCTCGCTCGAGCTCACCGACGCGGCCGTGGATTGGCTGGTCGAGCACGGGTACGAGCCCGAGTACGGCGCGCGGCCGCTGCGCCGGGTGATCCAGCGCGAGGTCGACGACCGCATCGCCGAACTGTTCGTGAGCGGGCAGCTCAGCGACGGCGGCGCGGTGCGGGCGGATGCCTCGGCCGGCGCCCTGGTCGTGACCGCGATCTCGGAGCTCGCTGCCGCGGCCTGA
- a CDS encoding EI24 domain-containing protein has translation MREFVGGMGLLLGGFGYWRRRPGLMALGLIPAAIVGILLLAGLISLAVWLPGITVAVTPFAEGWPGLWATVIRVTIGTAMVGAALVLVAVSFTALTLILGEPFYERIWRSVERDLGDAQPDADYGFWRSVLDGIGLFLRGVGIALLAALIGLIPAVGGVLATIVGVTLTGWLLADELSSRALSARGLDHAARRRLMRAHRARVLGFGVATQLCFLVPLGAVATMPAAVAGSTALARSLLAPASAPTD, from the coding sequence GTGCGCGAGTTCGTCGGAGGGATGGGGCTGCTGCTGGGCGGGTTCGGCTACTGGCGACGCCGACCCGGCCTGATGGCGCTGGGGCTCATCCCCGCGGCGATCGTCGGGATCCTGCTGCTCGCGGGGCTCATCTCGCTCGCCGTCTGGCTGCCTGGGATCACGGTGGCCGTCACGCCGTTCGCCGAGGGCTGGCCGGGGCTGTGGGCCACGGTGATCCGCGTGACCATCGGCACGGCGATGGTCGGCGCCGCACTCGTGCTGGTGGCCGTCTCGTTCACCGCGCTGACGCTGATCCTCGGCGAGCCGTTCTACGAGCGGATCTGGCGATCGGTCGAGCGCGACCTGGGTGACGCGCAGCCGGATGCCGACTACGGGTTCTGGCGGTCGGTGCTTGACGGCATCGGGCTGTTCCTTCGCGGCGTCGGGATCGCGCTGCTTGCGGCGCTGATCGGCCTGATCCCCGCGGTGGGCGGAGTGCTCGCCACCATCGTCGGCGTCACGCTCACTGGGTGGCTGCTGGCCGACGAGCTCTCCTCGCGGGCGCTGAGCGCGCGCGGATTGGACCATGCCGCACGCCGCCGCCTGATGCGGGCGCACCGGGCTCGCGTCCTGGGATTCGGCGTCGCGACGCAGCTCTGCTTCCTGGTTCCCCTCGGGGCGGTCGCGACGATGCCCGCCGCCGTCGCGGGATCCACGGCTCTCGCACGATCGCTGCTCGCCCCGGCTTCCGCCCCGACAGACTGA
- a CDS encoding DUF3817 domain-containing protein, whose amino-acid sequence MLRTPLNLFRVLAIAEVVSWTLLITGLVVRATTGLAIAVTVGGGIHGFVFLAYGATAVLVAKNQRWSAWPTTVAVVSAVIPYATIPTELWLHRTGRLAGAWRIEETADPRDRAWHDRAMRVLLRRPWLLAVLLGVAVAGVFTVLLVVGPPGGRD is encoded by the coding sequence TTGTTGCGCACGCCCCTGAATCTGTTCCGAGTTCTCGCGATCGCCGAAGTGGTGTCATGGACGCTGCTGATCACGGGACTCGTCGTGCGGGCCACGACGGGCCTCGCCATTGCGGTCACGGTCGGCGGCGGCATCCACGGCTTCGTCTTCCTCGCCTACGGCGCGACGGCCGTCCTGGTGGCGAAGAATCAGCGATGGAGCGCGTGGCCCACGACCGTCGCGGTCGTCAGCGCGGTCATCCCGTATGCGACCATCCCGACCGAACTGTGGCTGCACCGCACCGGACGGCTGGCCGGTGCCTGGCGGATCGAGGAGACCGCCGATCCGCGCGATCGCGCCTGGCACGATCGAGCGATGCGCGTGCTCCTGCGACGACCGTGGCTGCTCGCGGTGCTTCTCGGAGTCGCGGTGGCCGGAGTGTTCACGGTGCTTCTCGTCGTCGGTCCGCCCGGCGGGCGGGACTGA
- a CDS encoding GNAT family N-acetyltransferase, with protein sequence MDWKIELILVPVTDVDRAKEFYERIGFHADHDQVPFDGLRFVQMTPPGSACSIAFGTGLGIDLEPGRQNTIQVVVPDADEALAQLRAAGAEASGVDEQAWGRFVTFDDPDGNSWTLQELPKRD encoded by the coding sequence ATGGACTGGAAGATCGAGCTCATCCTCGTGCCGGTGACGGACGTGGATCGTGCCAAGGAGTTCTACGAGCGGATCGGCTTCCACGCCGATCACGACCAGGTTCCGTTCGACGGGCTGCGCTTCGTGCAGATGACGCCTCCCGGCTCGGCCTGCTCGATCGCCTTCGGCACCGGACTCGGCATAGATCTCGAGCCGGGGCGGCAGAACACGATCCAGGTCGTCGTGCCGGACGCCGATGAGGCACTGGCCCAGCTGCGCGCGGCGGGCGCAGAGGCTTCCGGCGTCGATGAGCAGGCGTGGGGCCGGTTCGTCACCTTCGACGACCCCGACGGCAACAGCTGGACCCTGCAGGAGCTGCCGAAGCGGGACTGA
- a CDS encoding DUF6510 family protein, translating into MSSGTARLDGNVLAGALSDALGWDPTNSDARCRHCGTHGALALAVVYASGMGMVARCTSCDAVLATVVEGDDGRIWFGMPGISALEVPGASR; encoded by the coding sequence GTGTCATCAGGAACAGCTCGACTTGACGGGAACGTGCTCGCGGGTGCACTCAGCGACGCACTCGGCTGGGATCCGACGAACAGCGACGCACGCTGCCGGCACTGCGGCACGCACGGGGCGCTGGCGCTGGCGGTGGTGTACGCGTCGGGTATGGGAATGGTCGCGCGCTGCACGTCCTGCGATGCCGTTCTCGCGACGGTCGTCGAGGGCGACGACGGGCGGATCTGGTTCGGGATGCCGGGGATCAGCGCACTCGAAGTACCCGGCGCGTCGCGCTGA
- a CDS encoding FAD-binding oxidoreductase has product MRPETATARRIELDVPTWPGNDAGAHLDVRLSAPDGYQATRSYSIASSGSGTRVILAVDELPDGEVSPFLVHDLRVGDQVELHGPLGAFFIWTPPVDSTPPRPVQLIAGGSGVVPLYAMAAAHGSAGDDTPFRLLYSVRTPDDVFFRSELTALAGGSALRLDYVYTRSAPPSWPVAPGRLSEAVLDEITVPAASHPLVFVCGPTPFVEAVSRWLIGAGHHPGDVRTERFGGS; this is encoded by the coding sequence GTGCGCCCCGAGACGGCGACAGCGCGACGGATCGAACTCGACGTGCCGACGTGGCCGGGCAACGACGCCGGCGCGCACCTCGATGTGCGGCTGTCCGCACCGGACGGGTACCAGGCGACGCGGTCGTACTCGATCGCGTCCTCCGGCTCAGGGACCCGCGTGATCCTCGCCGTCGACGAGCTTCCGGACGGCGAGGTCTCGCCGTTCCTCGTGCACGACCTGAGGGTGGGCGACCAGGTCGAGCTCCACGGCCCGCTCGGCGCGTTCTTCATCTGGACACCGCCCGTAGATTCCACTCCGCCGCGTCCGGTGCAGCTGATCGCCGGTGGGTCCGGGGTGGTGCCGCTCTACGCGATGGCCGCCGCGCACGGAAGTGCGGGCGATGACACCCCGTTTCGACTGCTGTACTCGGTGCGGACGCCCGATGACGTCTTCTTCCGCAGCGAACTGACCGCCCTCGCCGGCGGAAGCGCGCTGCGGCTGGACTACGTGTACACGCGCAGCGCGCCGCCTTCATGGCCGGTCGCACCCGGCAGGCTCTCAGAGGCGGTCCTCGACGAGATCACGGTGCCCGCGGCATCCCATCCGCTCGTCTTCGTCTGCGGACCGACGCCCTTCGTGGAGGCGGTCTCGCGCTGGCTGATCGGGGCAGGTCATCACCCGGGCGATGTCCGCACGGAGAGATTCGGAGGTTCGTGA
- a CDS encoding molybdopterin-dependent oxidoreductase, which produces MSFITRGFSGRRGDRDPRLPPGQTLVSDWPVLSAGPTPQVDTADWEFSVRTENGVHRWSWDELRALGIEDITTDIHCVTHWTKLEMPWRGVSLDKIFATVETDHDYVMAHSYGGYTTNVPLEDLLDGKSWIAFEADGEPLDPEHGGPARLLVPHLYFWKSAKWIQGLVTMPSDDPGFWEQNGYHLHGDPWQEERYW; this is translated from the coding sequence ATGTCGTTCATCACACGAGGTTTCTCCGGCAGGCGCGGAGACCGCGATCCGCGGCTCCCTCCCGGCCAGACCCTGGTCTCCGATTGGCCGGTGCTCTCGGCAGGCCCGACTCCGCAGGTCGACACCGCCGACTGGGAGTTCTCGGTGCGAACCGAGAACGGGGTGCACCGTTGGAGCTGGGACGAGCTGCGAGCGCTCGGCATCGAAGACATCACGACGGACATCCACTGCGTCACGCACTGGACGAAACTCGAGATGCCCTGGCGCGGAGTTTCCCTGGACAAGATCTTCGCGACCGTCGAGACCGACCATGACTACGTGATGGCGCATTCGTACGGCGGGTACACGACGAACGTCCCGCTGGAAGACCTCCTGGACGGCAAGAGCTGGATCGCGTTCGAGGCGGACGGTGAGCCCCTGGATCCCGAACACGGCGGACCGGCGCGCCTGCTCGTCCCGCACTTGTACTTCTGGAAGAGCGCGAAGTGGATCCAGGGGCTGGTGACGATGCCCAGCGATGATCCCGGATTCTGGGAGCAGAACGGCTACCACCTGCACGGCGACCCCTGGCAGGAAGAGCGGTATTGGTAG
- a CDS encoding epimerase, producing MPDADKPRAVVAGGSGFIGAALTKALSQDGYRVVQIGRSGPDVRWGDAAAVRRAVDGADILVNLAGKSVNCRYTDANRNEILRSRVETTRQLREAVQDAAAPPRVWMNASTATIYRYALDRPQTESTGELGTGFSVDVARAWEAELFAGDLPDTRRVALRMAIVLGDGPATNVLVQLARIGLGGTQHDGWWFPHRRYRGIGAHPTGDRVPWHRSHGRQKFSWIHIDDVIGAIRFVRDGDVSGPVNLAAERTSDNRSLMAALRRVVGARVGLPSWRFMLEPAMWVLRTEPELVVKSRWVHPETLTSAGYSFEHSDLEDALRKVIDAEAVETHAR from the coding sequence ATGCCCGACGCCGACAAGCCCCGTGCCGTCGTCGCCGGTGGTTCCGGATTCATCGGCGCCGCGCTGACGAAGGCGCTGAGCCAGGACGGCTACCGCGTCGTGCAGATCGGCAGAAGCGGACCCGACGTTCGGTGGGGTGATGCGGCAGCGGTCCGCCGAGCGGTGGACGGCGCGGACATCCTCGTCAACCTGGCCGGCAAGAGCGTGAACTGCCGCTACACCGACGCGAACCGGAACGAGATCCTGCGCTCGCGGGTCGAGACGACCCGGCAGCTGCGCGAAGCGGTGCAGGATGCCGCGGCGCCGCCGCGCGTCTGGATGAATGCGAGCACGGCGACGATCTACCGGTACGCGCTGGACCGGCCGCAGACGGAGTCGACCGGCGAGCTCGGCACCGGGTTCTCGGTCGACGTCGCTCGCGCATGGGAGGCGGAACTTTTCGCCGGCGATCTCCCGGATACCCGTCGGGTCGCACTGCGGATGGCGATCGTGCTGGGTGACGGACCGGCGACGAACGTGCTGGTGCAGCTCGCGCGGATCGGGCTGGGCGGCACGCAGCACGATGGCTGGTGGTTCCCGCATCGTCGCTATCGAGGCATCGGAGCGCACCCCACCGGCGACCGTGTGCCGTGGCACCGGTCCCACGGCCGGCAGAAGTTCAGCTGGATCCACATCGATGACGTCATCGGTGCGATCCGCTTCGTACGGGACGGAGACGTCTCCGGTCCCGTGAATCTCGCGGCCGAACGCACGAGCGACAACCGCTCGCTGATGGCGGCGCTGCGACGCGTCGTCGGCGCGCGCGTGGGGCTTCCGTCGTGGCGCTTCATGCTGGAACCGGCGATGTGGGTCCTGCGGACCGAGCCCGAGCTCGTGGTGAAGAGCCGCTGGGTCCATCCCGAGACCTTGACCTCTGCGGGGTACTCTTTCGAGCACTCCGATCTGGAAGACGCCCTGCGAAAGGTGATCGATGCCGAAGCCGTCGAAACGCACGCCCGCTGA
- a CDS encoding DoxX family protein has product MPKPSKRTPAEIVRAVGRSSLAALLAVAGASHLTWGRRGYRIVVPDWATKATTLDKDAIVVASGVVEVMLAGALVVLPKERTVVGWLVAAFFVAVFPGNVHQWQTGRSAPMMRTDRARFIRLLLQPLLVVWAIWSTRGR; this is encoded by the coding sequence ATGCCGAAGCCGTCGAAACGCACGCCCGCTGAGATCGTGCGCGCGGTGGGGCGTTCCTCGCTCGCCGCCCTGCTGGCTGTCGCGGGTGCCTCGCATCTGACGTGGGGCAGGCGTGGCTATCGGATCGTCGTGCCCGACTGGGCGACGAAGGCGACCACGTTGGATAAGGACGCCATCGTCGTCGCCTCGGGCGTTGTCGAGGTGATGCTCGCGGGCGCGCTGGTCGTGCTGCCGAAGGAGCGCACGGTCGTCGGATGGCTGGTCGCGGCGTTTTTCGTCGCGGTCTTCCCGGGCAACGTCCACCAGTGGCAGACCGGCCGCTCGGCGCCGATGATGCGCACCGACCGCGCCCGTTTCATCCGGTTGCTTCTGCAGCCGCTGCTGGTCGTCTGGGCGATCTGGAGCACCCGTGGACGCTGA
- a CDS encoding DUF6157 family protein yields MSARIHTTNYVNTFIAVAQDCPVDTAEVPVAKAAAPTIASLHHDLIAAAPYAHTSDDIIFETYAIRAELDEGEKDAAREAFYAKGQPCLRSSPLGKRYGWGTHHDAEGRVALVAVGTPEYERLSHDPNLTQTRAMRSRRV; encoded by the coding sequence ATGAGCGCACGCATCCACACCACGAACTACGTGAACACGTTCATCGCCGTGGCTCAGGATTGCCCGGTCGACACGGCCGAGGTGCCGGTCGCCAAGGCCGCCGCACCGACGATCGCGTCGCTGCACCACGACCTGATCGCTGCCGCGCCCTATGCGCATACCTCTGACGACATCATCTTCGAGACGTACGCGATCCGCGCCGAACTGGACGAGGGCGAGAAGGATGCCGCGCGCGAGGCGTTCTACGCGAAGGGTCAGCCCTGCCTACGCTCATCGCCGCTAGGGAAGCGCTACGGCTGGGGAACGCATCATGACGCCGAAGGCCGCGTCGCTCTGGTCGCCGTCGGCACCCCGGAGTACGAGCGGTTGTCCCACGACCCGAATCTCACGCAGACGCGGGCGATGCGCTCACGACGCGTCTGA
- a CDS encoding HNH endonuclease signature motif containing protein, whose product MDGHERYLTEIAAVDAIADRCVAIRSRIAADEAAMLRELAAAWDLAQQQTARITSAASRQRDMPLRSIAAQISVETHLHDRTVQTKMYDAWRLVTLFPTTVDALAGGRISKAHADVILDTGAVLDEAEVRAAFESVVLDWAEAETVGRTRSYARQLAEKLDPRSMHERHAVAADDQKITIVDLDDAMSQVIALVPTVYAHAIADRLTRQAHALKRIDQDARRAAGTEGASGDADADGLSFDDRTIDQTRADVFIDLLLTGAPAIDATCDALPGGLGAIRAHVQITLPLTTLTGVTDGGADIDGKAPIDPATARLLAGATPVWDRVMYDPITAVVLTVDRYQPTPAQRRLRLARDRHCRFPGCRMPARRCQIDHNHEHHDGGPTSTTNLACLCIRHHTLKTDTDWTARQLTGGRLEWTTPTGRTHTDHPPQVIFRPTLDAAPF is encoded by the coding sequence GTGGACGGTCACGAGCGGTACCTGACCGAGATCGCGGCGGTCGACGCGATCGCCGATCGGTGCGTGGCGATCAGATCGCGTATCGCTGCAGATGAGGCGGCGATGCTGCGGGAACTGGCAGCGGCCTGGGATCTGGCGCAGCAGCAGACCGCCCGGATCACGTCGGCGGCATCCCGGCAACGCGACATGCCGTTGCGGTCCATCGCCGCGCAGATCAGCGTCGAAACACACCTGCACGATCGGACCGTGCAGACGAAGATGTACGACGCCTGGCGCCTGGTCACTCTCTTCCCCACCACCGTGGACGCCTTGGCCGGCGGGCGGATCAGCAAGGCGCACGCCGACGTGATCCTCGATACCGGCGCCGTCCTGGATGAGGCGGAGGTGCGGGCCGCATTCGAGAGCGTCGTGCTCGACTGGGCGGAAGCGGAAACCGTGGGACGCACCCGGTCCTACGCGCGCCAGTTGGCGGAGAAACTCGACCCTCGGAGCATGCACGAACGGCATGCGGTCGCCGCCGATGACCAGAAGATCACGATCGTCGACCTGGACGACGCGATGTCGCAGGTCATCGCCCTGGTCCCCACCGTCTACGCCCACGCCATCGCCGATCGTCTCACTCGCCAAGCCCACGCGCTCAAGCGCATCGACCAGGACGCCCGCCGGGCCGCAGGAACCGAGGGCGCGAGCGGCGACGCCGACGCCGACGGATTATCGTTCGATGATCGGACGATCGATCAGACCCGCGCAGACGTGTTCATCGACCTGCTCCTCACCGGCGCGCCTGCCATCGACGCCACCTGTGACGCCCTCCCAGGCGGGCTGGGCGCGATCCGCGCGCACGTGCAGATCACCTTGCCCCTCACGACCCTCACCGGGGTGACCGACGGCGGCGCCGACATCGACGGGAAGGCCCCCATCGACCCGGCCACCGCGAGGCTCCTCGCCGGCGCCACCCCCGTCTGGGACCGAGTGATGTACGACCCGATCACCGCCGTCGTCCTCACGGTCGATCGATACCAGCCCACCCCGGCCCAGCGGCGACTCCGCCTCGCCCGCGATCGGCACTGCCGATTCCCCGGCTGCCGCATGCCGGCCCGCCGATGCCAGATCGACCACAACCACGAACATCACGACGGCGGGCCCACCAGCACCACCAACCTCGCCTGCCTCTGCATTCGGCACCACACCCTCAAAACCGACACCGATTGGACCGCTCGCCAACTCACCGGCGGACGACTCGAATGGACCACCCCCACCGGTCGAACACACACCGACCATCCGCCGCAGGTCATCTTCCGACCCACCCTCGACGCCGCACCCTTCTGA
- a CDS encoding aldo/keto reductase yields MTRIGTSSLDVLPLSLGGNVFGWTADRDESFAILDAFVAGGGNFIDTADSYSAWVPGNTGGDSERIIGEWLASRRPEGVVVATKVSQHPDFKGLSASNVRAAAEASIQRLGVEALDLYYAHFDDSSVPLEETVGAFGELVTDGLVRYTAVSNYSADRIREWVGIAQAGGIALPVAIQPHYNLVHRNEIEERIVPVAEEFGLSLVPYYALASGFLTGKYRTTDAGGQASPRAGGAAKYATVQGLEILDALEGIGRAHDVSIAATALAWLRAQPTVAAPIASASRVSQVADLLDGARVELSADEVQELNRVSEWTPAGV; encoded by the coding sequence ATGACACGAATCGGAACCAGCAGCCTCGACGTCCTTCCCCTTTCACTTGGCGGCAACGTCTTCGGCTGGACGGCCGATCGCGACGAGTCATTCGCGATCCTCGACGCGTTCGTCGCGGGCGGCGGCAATTTCATCGACACCGCCGATTCGTACAGCGCCTGGGTACCCGGCAACACCGGCGGCGACAGCGAGCGGATCATCGGAGAGTGGCTCGCATCGCGCCGCCCGGAGGGTGTCGTCGTCGCGACGAAGGTCAGCCAGCACCCCGACTTCAAGGGGCTGTCGGCGAGCAACGTCCGCGCGGCGGCCGAGGCATCCATCCAGCGTCTCGGCGTCGAGGCGCTCGATCTCTACTACGCGCATTTCGACGATTCCAGCGTGCCGCTCGAGGAGACGGTCGGCGCCTTCGGCGAGCTCGTCACCGACGGGCTCGTGCGGTACACCGCCGTCTCCAACTACAGCGCAGACCGTATCCGTGAGTGGGTCGGCATCGCGCAGGCCGGCGGCATCGCGCTTCCGGTCGCCATTCAGCCGCACTACAACCTGGTCCACCGCAACGAGATCGAGGAGCGCATCGTTCCGGTCGCCGAGGAGTTCGGGCTCAGCCTCGTTCCTTACTATGCGCTGGCCAGCGGTTTCCTCACCGGCAAGTACCGGACGACGGATGCCGGAGGCCAGGCATCCCCGCGAGCCGGCGGCGCCGCGAAGTACGCCACGGTCCAGGGTCTGGAGATCCTCGATGCGCTCGAGGGGATCGGGCGTGCGCACGACGTGTCGATCGCCGCGACCGCCCTGGCATGGCTGCGGGCGCAGCCGACGGTGGCAGCGCCGATCGCCAGCGCGTCCCGCGTCTCGCAGGTCGCGGATCTCCTGGACGGCGCACGGGTCGAGCTGAGTGCTGACGAGGTTCAGGAGCTGAACCGTGTCTCAGAGTGGACCCCGGCCGGCGTCTAG